ATTCTTGGAGGAGGCATTGAACAATGTAGAGCTCGCAAATCGGAAGCAACTTGCTGCTGAAGAGGCTCTACAGATTTTGGCGCCGGAACATGGTAAGAGACAGGTTGCTTATAACACAAGGAACCTAAACATTAGGAATTCTCCGATTAATGAGATGAGCAGGTCATCAGTCCTAGCAAACGATCTTCATCGTTCAAAGCCTCTTCTAAGGCCAAATGTTTCGCTTCGTGATGTGCTTAGCAGGAAGCAAGTTCTCCCCGAAGATTATGTTGCGAAAAAAGAAGTGGATCGCGGCAATGCTGAGACACATAGAGTGGCATTGAGTGAAATGCTTCATGCACTCAGGGAGGATCTGACATTTCCTTCAAAAGTTGAGCAGAAAGATGGGAATGATCGGCAGAGGAAGAAGTTTGGTTTCATCCAGATTTCACTTCCCTTGTCAAGGCCAAGTAAGAAAAAGACTCAAACTTTGAACGCCAATGGGACACATTAGAATGAGAGATTTGGTACCAAAACTTTTATTTTCTTTCTATATTTTAATTCTTGGTATTGAGTTATGGTTTTGGTATTTTTTTTTTTTAGAGTTACGGTTTTGTTAGCGTCTTGAAGTTGTTTTAGAGTGCTTCAATTTGTATAGGTGGTTTTGTATTGATTGAAATGTATTATTTACTGAATGATGATTGAAGTAATTATTTATCAAATCTAAATTCAGGCGCCATTTACATTCGCGCCATTTCTAAATTACCGCGGGAAATGATCTTTTTGAGTTTTTACCTCACCTCGAACTTTACAGCATTCACCATTCCCACCCAAAACTGTAGCGCGCATGTTAGCAAACCTCCACCCCACTCGACTACCACGCACGTCTTTTAACGCCGGCGCACAATTCCGCAAAATGCGTTGCGTGTGCAATCAACACTCGGCTGATTTTTGGGGAAAACGATTAACAGTGACCCTGTCTTTTCAACTCGCAGTAATTTAATAGCAGTAGAGTCCTATTAATAATTGGAAAGTTTCGAACCCAAAAAAGTAAAACAATTGAAAAGTTGCAGAGCTTTTGAAACGGGCTTCAATGGTGAATCTAAGGAGGACCCGGAAAAGAGTTCGTGCAATCCCTCGTGCCCCGGATGGGAGTGCTTTTCAAAATTGGTAATTTGGCATTTGTTCAAATTTTCACTTATCTTTTTTTTTTTTACATTTTAGGTAAAAAATTTGGGTTCTTGAATGTGTGGATTATGCAGTAATAAATGTGGGGTTTCTGTGGCTGTTGCTTTGGCTGGGATGCATGAGTGTGAACCCAACAAGGAGGTGAAGAGGTTCAAAGGTGTAGGCTTTGATGTTGAGGAGAAGCAGAGCTTTTGTGATCAACTCATTGTGATGGCTCCTTTTCATTTCTTCATGTAAGTGTTAGTATTGTGTGTCTTTGTTGTGTTAATGTGGAAATGGGTTTAACTTTGTGGGTTTATCACTTATCAGGAAAGAGTTTACAAAGACCAGAAAGGGTGGAGATTGGATTGAGATTAACCGAGAAGGGTTTGAGGTGTGGAAGAAAATGTCAGAAAAGGTAAAACTTTAGGAGTGAATTCTGATGCTTATTAGTCCTACCTTTTTGTTCCTTTGGGGTTTTCATATGTTTGATAACATTTGTTTTGAATGTGGTTTTGGTTAGGAGAGGCAACCATATGTGAAAGAAGCAGAAAGGATTGATGAGGCTTATCAGAAAGCTTTGCTCAAAGAATCAAATGATGGGCTAAAGGTATAAAGATGCCAACTAAGTTCTGAATATATTGCATATCAAGGATAGAGTTTGATCGATACATGTATTTCATATTTGTAGTGGTCCATTTCTGTATGGTTCTGTATCATTTGGGAATGGTGATTCCCTTTGTTGATGATCACAATCCCAATTTCCTGAGAGGAGGATTTTATATTCTTCAGCTAAATTTAGTACTAGAGGTAGCAGTAATCCCTGTTATGTACTATATCTATAATCTATAGTTTTACATCGGAAAAGGTTTGTTCTGCATGGCCACCTTCACTGAACTGAGTGATTCGTTTAGTTGATATCATTTGTAGTCTCCACTCTCCAGTTATTTTGTGCTTAGCGAGTTAGTGATACCAAGGATTAGGAAAAGCTATCCTCTATTTCAAAGCTGTACAACTTAGTGTTGCTGCACTTCAATTGCATGTGTTCAATTGGTGATATTACTGCATCTAGATTCTAGACCATCTGGCTTATCTCCAAAATGTATAAATCTCTACCCCCAGTCCCCACTGACATATCCAAGAATTGAGTATGTGATGAAATGGTTGCGTGCAGGTAGATGATGAAGCAGATTCTGCAAAATCAGCTGGGAACAATGGAAAGTTTGGTGAGGTGGTGAGGTGGTGATTGCTTTAAGATTCATGATATATTTCTTTTTTACTGGCTGGTTTGATAATTTTCTGCATGGTTCTGAACTTGTGATTGTTTCTTTCAAGTATGCTCATGCTCTTGAACCTTTATTTGTTCATCTTATGATTTACTAACAGATCTACGAAGACTCAGATAACGAGAGTTCTGATTTTCTTGGTGAATCTTGGGATAATTCTGTTAGAACTGGATCTTGGCATACCTACCATCGATAGGTGTCTCTCTCCGCTACATGCTCATTTCTGTTTGGCTATATTTCTTGAATTCTGTTCTGCATTTTCCTGCTATATTCATGTCTTTTGGTTTGTGAAACAGGCCAATGGTGCACCAGTTTACCTTGTGTAATAGACAAAAGGTGTGTGATTGCTGAGAACTCTATGAAGCCTTTCTTTTTTGCTGGGAACTCTGAACTCATATGAAGACTATGAAGTTGGCATCAAGTGAATCCTATATGTTGATATCATTTTCTGTTTCATTTCAAATGTTTTCCACAGGCAAGTCCTTTGTCATTTTGGCTATTGTAAAGTAATTTTAGTAGGGGTGCTAGTTATTCTTCTCTAGAGTCGAGAAGGTTTGATTTTGACTCACCTTGACTCTATCAATGGAAAAACAGTTTCGAAACTCTTGTAAAGACTCAGACTATGATTTTTCTTATTACCTGTTCATTTCGGTTCCCGGTAATGATTCTATTGACACTAGTAACAATGTTATTTGATAAAAGCCAAGATTTTGATTTCATGAATTTCTCTATTTGAACTTTTCAAGTAAGCAAACATACCTTAACATCCATCTGCATGACTAGAATTAACACTAAATGTATGTAACATGATGAGAAAAAAGAACTATTTTACGAATACCTATATTGATATGACAAGGAAACCTTGACCAGTTTGTATAGCATAAATTGTGGGTTAGTATTGAGTAACCTGTAGTCCTGGCCTTAAACCCTATAGTCCTGTGAGTTCTATTGATCTGCTCGATCGATTTCCCTTCTAAGCTTTCCTTACAAGTCTGTTCTCTTCATTTGGAAAAGAAGCTCTAAAGGCTACCGAATAAAATTTGAAGACCGCTCCACATGATAAAGATAGGATGAATAAGTTGCCGGATACCATTCACTTCCCTCGTTACCGATGAGAGATGCGGTGGAAACTTGCCTGATCTTGAATTCAACTCCGTGAATGTCTTTGGAAGCGGATTGAGAGAGAATGATAAGCATAAGTTTGTGCAAGGTATTTGGAGGTCTATCAAGGTGAAAAAGGTAACTACCACAAGTGGTCGAGTTGGTAAGAGCCTAGGTGTGGAACCTCTATATTGAAGTTTGAATATTAACCGACGCTAATTGAAGTTAAATCCCAATTTATTCTTGGTGGCCAGAGAGGAGGAAGTCTTCTGACAAGATTTCTCGACATGGATTAGGCTCTGGGCTTAGAAAGCCTTTGAGGATACTACTCTTAAAAAAAAAAAAAAAAAAAAAGTGAAAAAGGTAAACTATTTGAAGGAAATGTCAAATACAAAGGAAATGTTATTACTACCTGTAGGTGTCTGATGTATTACGGATACGTATCCGGGCGTTTCCGACCATACCAACACATATACGGTGCTTTTTAGGTTAAAAATACACGTTGTATACGGCCGGATACGTGTCGTGGTAAATAAATTAAGTTATTAGTGTTTGGGGGCAATGCTTATCGGCCCAAACAATAAATAAAACCAAACCCAGGCAAAACCCCCGAATCTCTCTCCACTCTTGTTCATCATTTTGGACGATGATGGCTCTCCGACTGAGAACCAACCACCGCACCCTAATCAACCCACCTCTCGCCCACCGCTTCTCCACCTCCTCCAAGTTCGCTGCCGTGGTCGCTGCCGTGGCACAAACCCGCAAGGCCCTTGCGAAATGTCGGATTCGATCCATGAGCCCAGATGAGCACGCTGAGATTGAGAGAATTTTTTTGGATTTACGGGAGGAGTTGAGGAAGGAGGAGGAGGAGAAATTCCAGTGAGTAAAGCTAATTTTTTCTTTATTGATTTTAGTTTGGCATTGATTTTATGTTTGTTGTACATCAGATATGGGTCAAACTCCTCATCATATGTCTCAGAGACGGCCCAATTCCGTGGCCAGACTGCGCACGATATTCTCAGAGCCTCGCAGCTCTCCTCCGCCTCCAAAGGACAAGGCAAGATCAATTCTTTGAGAACTGTCTTTGATATGCGCACTTGATTGATTTATATATATTATGCGGTTTGGTGCCTAATATGTTATATTCTATGTTGAATACAGGATAAGATGTCTTCTGCAGAAAAGCTGAAAATGGAGCATGACAAAGGTAGAGATGAATTTGAAATGTCACAGTCAGATTTTGTTTCTTCAAAATTACAAGGTACATAGGTTTTGGTATTGTATTTTTCTACATCTTTTTTAGTTACAGAAGAATGCTTTTCTTTTGTGTTCGCGTGCTTTCTATACAAGTGTAACTTTAATCTTTCTCAGTGGATGCAATTCATAATGTTTCAGAAGGCTTTCCTCCTCGTATCTTAATAGTGTTAAGTTGTTAACATTTATCTTTCTGTATATTACTACTAGTTCATAACTTCATATACTGTCACACTGTAGAGGAGGACATAAAAGGTACTAGGTTATAATAGTTTCAAGGGCTGTAGTTTCATATTCTCTTCATCTGCAATCTTCCATTTCTTTGTCTGGGTTTAAGGGTTGTGTGTCTAATGTAGGTTTAGTTTGATGGTTTGGCCCCTTTTTCTTGTCTTCATCTGCAATTTTCTGTTTCTCTGTCTGGGTTATGTCGGGAACAAAGAAGCAGGTTAGGAATATTATTTCATCTTCAGTTCAGTTGTTACTTGTTGGTGATCATGTTCATATGAAATTCTTACTTTCATGTCAATTTTCACATGTTTGTAGGTGAAGTTGCTCCACCTCCTGGTACCGAAAAGCTTCCTAAGGTTTATAACCCTCAGATCAGTTGTTCCATTTGTAGAAAGAAGGGCCACAATAAGAGGACTTGCCCACTGAGACATCAGGTATGAATTTCATGGATTGAGATGCTAGATTGAGTTTCAGCTTGACTTTGACATGGTTGGAATTTGAAATGATATGTGCTTATCTACATTTATAGCAAGGTGGCAATGTGCAGCAAGAGTCTGTGAATGTGCAAGAGGAAGGTGACAATGTGAGGCAGCAAGAGCCTTTGAATGTGTAAGAGGAAGCTCAGAATATGCAGCAGCACGAAGCACATAATGGATAGTTCATGTTGGTTCTCTCCTTTTCTTTTCACTCCTTTTGAGTGTGTTGCACGGCACACTTTTATTTCACATTGGTACTTGAAAGAAAAGCACTAGATCAGTTCACCTCTTACATAACCTCGTGTTTGCAAAATCTGGTTTTTCAGTTGCTTTCGAATACGTTCCTTTTCGCTGGTTTATGCTCAATTGCTGCTAAAAGGTGACACTGGTGATTCTATGGCTTTAACAAAGATTTATGTAAGTGATACTACCAAGGGACTTGGATAGCTCATAGATAAGCTCTTCAAGATTCAATTATCCTTTACAAAATTACAATCAGAAAGAACAAACTTCTTGATGGGGAAACATGCTACTGGCCTACTGCTACTGAACAATGCTTTGCTAAATGCAGTTGAGGATCCCTGTTCTGGGTACGTAGCTAATGCCAAGCTCTTCGAGCAGAGCAAAACGACATGTCGCCGTTAAAGCCAAAAAGGTCTACTTAAGGGAAAATAGAAAAAAAAAAAATTACTGCGGCTTAATCGGAGATGTGTTGTGTCTAGGCGGTGACACGTGGCGTGGGACCACCGGGTTATGGGGTCCACTTTTTAAACTACGGTATCCAGTTTTTATTGGAGAAGAAAAATAATTACTGTGGCCTAGGCGGAGACGTGTTGTGCCTAAGCGATTCCACGTGTCGTGGGACCTACGGGTAATGGGGTCCACCGTTTAAACTACGGTATGTCCAGTTTTTATTGGAGACGAACCTATCACGTGACTTTAACGACCTACGGTCACGTGAGACTTGATACCCATCTCAAACGAGCCTCCCATCTATTCTACACCAAGATCTTTATATTTATACCAAAAAACAAAAAAACAAAAAACAAATTTCAAGTAAAGCAAACTTCTTCTTCTTCGATTCTGAGCTCATTTCGCTCACGTCTCTCATGGACTGCGGTTGCAGTAATTTCAGAAGCTCTTCTCTTCTTCATCAATGGCGATCTCCTCACCCTCTCTTATCCTCAAAGCTCACCTTTTTGGTACTCATTTCTTCCACTACTTTCTTTAATTTCTTTTGCTTCTATTTGGTTGCTGATTGGGTTCTGTGTTTTACAGAGAGTGAAGCGTTTGAACATGGCTAAACATGGCCGGGTGGTCACTAGGGCTTGTGGGTCTGACGAAACTAGCTCTGTTAATGGGTTTAACATAACACCCAATACGCTTTTCATGCAGGAGGTACTCATTTTTTCTCATGCCCATGTTGTTGTTTTGGTTAAAGATTGAGTCTTTGTTCGTGTTGTGAATGAAGAGCTTGAAAAGTTTGGGTTTTGAAATATGGGGTTTGGTTTAAATTATTTTCTGGTGGCTAGTTTTGTGAGACTTAATGTTTGTTGTAATTTTTTTTTTTTGGTGTTATAGGCTATTGGAGCTGAATATGGAGAGGGGTTTGAGACTTTTAGACCGGATGGACCTCTTAAGATTGATGTGGTAAGGATGTTATGAGCTTTTTGTGTTGTAATTAAGTCGATTTTCTGTGTGATTATGTGAGAATTATGTTGCTTGTTGTACATTTTTGATGCCGTTAGTGTGTAGACTTTAGTAAACTTGTGTTGTTTCTTGTTGCAAGTAGGATTTTTTGAACGATAGACTGCAAGAAGGTTTTCTTCAACGCATAAGATACGCCATGAAGCCAGATGAAGCTTATGGTCTTATTTTCTCTTTCGACAATGTTGTGGTGAGTTTCTATAGCATTCATTAGTCATTTGTTTTGTATTTCGATTTTATCTATGGTTCTGGTAGTTGGAGATTGTATATGATATTGGATATGCAAAATTTTATTATCTTGAAGATCAAGAAAGCTTTACATGTGTGATTCTTGGATGATCTAATATAATGATGTGTTTCAGGCTGATACTCGAGCTTTGAAATTAAATGCTTGGAAGCAGCTTGCTGCAGAAGAGGGTACGTGTAGCCATTTCTTCCCTTTACAATCCCCTGCAGGGCCTTCAGTTTATTCAATGTTCAATTAAATGTTGAACTGGTCAGTGTTAATCAGTGTTTTTTCCCTTGGAAGTCCATAGGCTTAAATATTTCATTTATATCTCGGCTTTAGTTTGGACAACACTTGTTTTATATATATATATATATGGGTATATATTTTACCTTACCCCTGATAATATGCTTATATTTTCTTATCAGGAAAGGAAATTCCAAAAGAGGCTGATGTGCAAGGACAGATGCTTTATGCAGGTGCTGATCATGTATTACACAAGGTTGGGATTAATGTTCATTTTGAGGATATGTTAAATTCAAGTAGAATGATAGGCTGACTATGAAATGCATCTCTCCTTAGACTCTTGCATTTCTTTATCCAAGACATATCTATCCATCTCTCACAAGTATCCAAAACTTTCAGCTCTTACTCTGGGATGAAACAGAGACAGAACTGACTAGGTTGGCGTTAAGGTTTTCGCAACTATATTATGATAATCTTCTCAGGGTGAGTGCTAAACTGCTTGTAACCTATATGAAGGACTTCCATATTATCATACTCTTTGCAATATATCATGGTAATCTTATCTTCCTTTTTCTTTCATTTTCATGGTAATCTTATCTTCCTTTTTCTTTTCATTTTCAGCTTAGTAAACCCATGGAGGGGCTCAAAGAATGGTTGGAGGCTGTATACACAGCACGCATCCCTTGTGCTGTTGTTTCAAGTCTGGATCGCAGAAGCATGGTCAAAGCCCTAGAAAGAATGGGACTTGAAAAGTATTTTCAGGTTGATGTCCTTTTATATTACAACACATATTCTTTGTAAATTATTTTCTGAGTTGAGTACCTTTAGAACCAGGACTAGCACATCTTTCAGTTTGTTGTTTCTCACTGAAGTATACACGTTCCTCAACTGGTTGTCATTTTCTTGGGGTTATAGGCAATTGTGAACCTTTAGAACCAGGACTAGCACATCTTTCAGTTTGTTGTTTCTCACTGGAGTATACACATTCCTCAACTGATTGTCATTTTCTTGGGGTTATAGGCAATTGTGACCGAGGAAGATGGCATGGATTCAATAGCTCATAGGTTTCTTTCTGCAGCTATGAAGGTATTATTTGCAACACATGATTATTATTTCTTAAACACATAATGCATGTCTGACCATTGAAGGTCCATCGCTATTTATATCTCTGCATCTTATGGTATGTGTTAACAAACTGACGGAGCACATCCTACTGGATCAATTTTTCTGGCATCACTCTAACCTATGAATTTTGCAGCTGGATCGGAAGCCATCCAAGTGTGTAGTGTTCGAGGATGAGCCTAGAGGTATAACTGCTGCTCACAACTGTACGATGATGGCCGTAGGATTGATTGGCGCCCACCCTGCGTATGTGATCTTGCCCGCATAAATATAGAATTTTGATGCAATTGAAGTAGACTGTATATACTAAGTTGAGATTCGTGGTTGCACACGCAGGTATGATCTGGTGCAGGCTGATCTTGCAGTTGCTAGTTTCAATGAACTTTCAGTAATCAATCTACGAAGACTGTTTGCAAATAGGGGTTCTACATTCATGGACCTCCAAAAACAGATTATAGAGGAATCTCCACCGAAGAGGAAGCTTACAATCGATACTATTTTCTGATTGATTATTATCTCGTCCCTCCATGTAATCTAGCAGCTGATTTCTTCTTCATTTTAGTTCTTGGTTTGAACTTTATCTCATTAGCCTCATCTTTGATATACGGATTCATTATAGTGAAAGCATTCATGTGATTAAGTTCCCCACTTAAACTCTTTTGGTTCTTGGTTTGCACTCGATGCCTTTGCACTCGATACCTTCGTTTTCGTTTTCAGAAAAGAAGAGCAAATTAGATATAGACCAAGAGGCCGCCTTGACCCTCTTAGGGCTGTCAAAAGGCCGTTTTCACCCATCTAGGGCTACCAAAGGGCTGTCTTCACCTGTCTAAGGCCGCAAAGGGGCCGCTATGACCCGTCTAGGGTCGTCAAAGGGTCCCTTTGACCCGCCTTGGGCAGCCTAGGGGGTGTCATGACCCGCCAAGGAGTTGCCTAGGTCCGTTAAGGGGCCGTCTTGATCCGTCTAGGGGTCGTCTTGACCCTCCTAGGCCCGCTTAGGGTAGCCATGTGGCCGCCATGACACGTCTAGGGCCACCTTGACCTGCCTTAGCGGCTGCTTTGACTCGTCTTAGGCCGCCTTAACCCATCTTGACCCTTTTAAGGTTGCCAAGAGGTCGTCTTGACCCATCTAGGGCCATCAAAGGGCCGCCTTGACCCTCTTATGGCCAACAAGAGGCCGCGTCACCCGTCTAAGGCCGTCAAGGGGCCACCTTGACCCGTTAAAGGGCTGACTTGACCCTCTTAGACCCGCCTAAGGCCATTTTGACCCTCCTAGGCACGTTTAGGGCCACTAAGGGGCCGCCATAACTCGCCAAGGGGTCGTCATGACCCTTTTAGGCCTGTCTAGGGCCGCCAAGGGGCCACCTTGACACTTCTAGGGCCGCCTTAACCCGCCTTGGGCCGGCTTGACCCTCCTAGACCCACCTAGGGCAGCCAAGGGGCGGCCAAGGGGGCGCCTTGACCCTCCTTGGAATGCCTTGGGCCGCTTTGACCTGCTTTGGGTCGCTTTGACCCGCTTTGGGCCGCCTTGATCCGCCTTGAACCGCGTTGGGCCGCCTTGACCTGCCTTGATTCGTTTTGACCCGATTTGGCCCGCCTTGACCCGCCTTGGACCGCCTTGGGCCGCCATGGACCGCCTTGGACCGTCTTGACCTGCCTTGGTCGGTCTTGGGCCGCCTTGAACCGCCTTGGGCCGTCTAGTGCCAGCAAGAAGCCGCCATGACTCCCCAAGGCGTCGCCATGACCCTCCTAGGCCCATCTAGGGCCGACAAGGGACCGTCTTAACCCACCTTGACCCGTCTTGGACGCCTGGACCCTCCTCGGCCCTTGCAGCCCCACCGAGGGCAGCCAAGGGGGCGCCATGACCCACCTAAGGCCGCCCAGGGGCTGCCTTTACACGCCTTGACCAGTCAAGGGCTACCAAGAGGCCGCCTTGACATTCCTATGGCCGCAAATGGGCCGCTTAAACATGCCTAGGGCCGCTAAGGAGACGTCTTGACCCGCCAAGGGGCTGCCTTTACACGCCTAGGGCTGTTTTGACCTCCTTGAAGACCGCCATGACCCACCTAGGGCTGCATTTGTCTGCCAAGGGGCCACCTTGACTCGTGTTGACCGCCTTGGCCCGCCTTAACCCGCCTTGAACCACCTTGGGCCGCCTTGACCCTCGTAGACCCGCCTAGGGCCACCAAGAAGCCACCATGACTCGCCATGACTAGCCTAGGCCCGTCAAGGGGCTGCTTTACACGCCTTGATCCTCCTAGGCCTGCCTAAGGCCAACTTGACCAGTCTAAGGCTGCCAAGGGCCGCCTTAACTTGTCTTGACCCGACTTGGCTCACCTTGGAACGTCTTGACCCTCCATGACCCGCTATGTGGTGCCTTGACACGCCTTGACCCGCCATGGGGCCGCCTTTACATGCCTAGGGCTGTTTTGACCTCCTTAGAGCCCTCCATGACCCACCTTGGGCAGCCAAGGGGCTGCCTAGGGCCACCTTGACTCGTCTTGACCCGTCATGGCCCGACTTGACCCGCCTTAGGCCGCCTTGACCCACCCTGACTCGCCTTGGACAGCCTTGGGACGCCTTGACCCACCTTGGCTCGTTTTGAACCGCCATGGACCCGTCTTGGGCAGCCTTAACCCGCCTTGGGCCTCGTTGACCCTCCTAGACCCGCCTCGGGCCACCAAGAAGCCGCCATGATCGCCAAGACCCACCTAGGCTCGTCAAGGAGCTGCCTTTACACGCCTTAATCCTCTTAGGCCCACCTAGGGCCACCTTGACTTGTCAAGGGCTGTCAAGAGCCGCCTTAATCCGTCTTGGCTCGTCTTGGAACACCTTGGGCCGTCTTGACCCGCCATGGGGCCGCCTTGGCCCGCCTTAGGCTGCATTAACCCGTCTTGGCCCACCTTGGGCCTTAACCCTCCTCGGCCCTTCTAGGCCCACCAAGGTAAGCCAAGGGGGAGCCATTACCCACCAAAAACCACCAAAGGGCTGCCTTTACACACCATGACCCGCCAAGGGGGCCGCATTGACACGCCTAGGACACGCCTAGGGCCGTTAAGGGGGCCGCATTGATATGCCTAGGTTTGTTTTGACCTCTCTAGGGCCCGCCATGACCTTCCTACGGTCGCCATGGGGCTAACTTGACCCACCTAGGACCGCCATGACCTGCCTTGACCCGTTTTGGCCCACCTTAACCCGCCTTAGACCGCTTTGGCCCTCCTAAGATCGCATTTGGCCGTCTTGACCCTCCTAGACACACCTAGGGCCACCAAGAAGCCACCATGACTCGCCAAGGGGTCACCATGACCCACCTAGGCCGTCTTGGGCCTCCAAGGGTGCGCCTTAACCCGGCTTGAACCGCCTTGGCCCGTCTTGGCCTGCCTTAGAACACCTTGGGCCGCCTTGGCCTGCCTTGACCCGCCTTGGGCCGTCTTGACCCTCCTTGACCCACCTCGACTCTTCTAAGCCCACCAAGGGTAGCCAAGGGGTGGCCAAGGGGGCTCCTTAACCCACCTAGGGCCACCAAGAAGCCGCTATGACTCGCCAAGGGGTTTCCATGACCCGCCTCGGCTCTTCTGGGCCCACCTAGGGCAGACAAGGGGCGGCCAAGGGGGCGCCTTAACCCGTCTTGAACCGCCTTGGCCTGCCTTGACCCACCTTGGAACACCTTGGGCCGCCTTGGGCTGCCTTGACCCGCCTTGAACCGTCTTGACCCTCCTAGACCTGCCAAGGGGCTGCCTAGGGCCGCCACGGGCCGCCTTGACCCACCGTGGACCCGCCTTGGCCCGCCATAGGCCGCCTTGAACCGTCTTGGCTCACCTTGACCCGCCTTGGACCACCTTGGGCCGCCTTGACCCGCCTAGGACGGCCTTGGCCCGCCTTCACCCGTCTTGGGCCGCTTTGACCCACCTTGGAACGCTTTGACCCATCTTGACCCTCCTAGACCGGCCAATGGGTTGCCTAGGGCCGCCTTGACCCGCCTGGGACCGCCTTAACCTGGCTTGGGCCGCCATGAACCGCCTTGAGCCGCCTTG
Above is a window of Fragaria vesca subsp. vesca linkage group LG7, FraVesHawaii_1.0, whole genome shotgun sequence DNA encoding:
- the LOC101298834 gene encoding uncharacterized protein LOC101298834; the protein is MHECEPNKEVKRFKGVGFDVEEKQSFCDQLIVMAPFHFFMKEFTKTRKGGDWIEINREGFEVWKKMSEKERQPYVKEAERIDEAYQKALLKESNDGLKVDDEADSAKSAGNNGKFGEVVRSTKTQITRVLIFLVNLGIILLELDLGIPTIDRPMVHQFTLCNRQKVCDC
- the LOC101299130 gene encoding uncharacterized protein LOC101299130 — encoded protein: MGQTPHHMSQRRPNSVARLRTIFSEPRSSPPPPKDKDKMSSAEKLKMEHDKGRDEFEMSQSDFVSSKLQGEVAPPPGTEKLPKVYNPQISCSICRKKGHNKRTCPLRHQQGGNVQQESVNVQEEGDNVRQQEPLNV
- the LOC101299422 gene encoding uncharacterized protein LOC101299422: MDCGCSNFRSSSLLHQWRSPHPLLSSKLTFLRVKRLNMAKHGRVVTRACGSDETSSVNGFNITPNTLFMQEAIGAEYGEGFETFRPDGPLKIDVDFLNDRLQEGFLQRIRYAMKPDEAYGLIFSFDNVVADTRALKLNAWKQLAAEEGKEIPKEADVQGQMLYAGADHVLHKLLLWDETETELTRLALRFSQLYYDNLLRLSKPMEGLKEWLEAVYTARIPCAVVSSLDRRSMVKALERMGLEKYFQAIVTEEDGMDSIAHRFLSAAMKLDRKPSKCVVFEDEPRGITAAHNCTMMAVGLIGAHPAYDLVQADLAVASFNELSVINLRRLFANRGSTFMDLQKQIIEESPPKRKLTIDTIF